Proteins encoded by one window of Sphingobacteriales bacterium:
- a CDS encoding N(4)-(beta-N-acetylglucosaminyl)-L-asparaginase, whose translation MSNRRTFLKNSFLLAALGAVGIPFSSKGEIFPVNLSTLKKGKNKKNMFPLVISTWKHGLAANEEAWKVLINKGSALDAVEMGVRVSEADPEVTSVGYGGLPDRDGHVTLDACIMDHLGNCGSVAFLEHIMHPVSVARAVMEKTNHIMLVGKGALDFALSQGFKKENLLTPEAKLRWEEWLKSENYHPEPVPSEKNHDTIGMLAIDLDGNICGACTTSGLAWKYHGRVGDSPIIGAGLYVDNEVGGACATGRGEAVIKMAGSHLIVELMRQGKSPQEACREAIERIVRKQKDFESFQVGFLAVNKHGETGAFSISEGFEFALYHDNQNKLYPSDYYLKNK comes from the coding sequence ATGAGTAACAGAAGAACATTTCTGAAAAACAGCTTTTTACTGGCTGCATTAGGTGCTGTCGGAATTCCGTTTTCATCAAAAGGTGAAATTTTTCCGGTAAATCTAAGTACTTTGAAAAAAGGTAAAAACAAAAAAAATATGTTTCCATTGGTCATATCGACATGGAAACATGGCCTTGCGGCAAATGAAGAAGCATGGAAAGTATTAATTAATAAAGGTAGCGCCCTCGATGCAGTCGAGATGGGAGTGAGGGTTTCTGAAGCAGATCCTGAAGTTACGAGTGTAGGATATGGCGGATTACCCGACAGAGATGGTCATGTAACCCTTGATGCCTGTATAATGGATCACCTCGGTAATTGTGGTTCTGTTGCCTTTCTTGAACATATTATGCATCCGGTTTCAGTGGCAAGGGCGGTGATGGAAAAAACAAATCATATCATGCTGGTCGGGAAAGGTGCTCTGGATTTTGCACTTTCTCAGGGTTTTAAAAAGGAAAATTTGCTGACACCCGAAGCAAAACTCAGATGGGAAGAATGGTTAAAGTCGGAAAATTATCACCCTGAACCTGTCCCTTCAGAAAAAAACCATGACACCATTGGCATGCTGGCTATTGATCTGGATGGAAACATTTGCGGGGCATGCACTACGAGCGGACTGGCATGGAAATATCATGGACGGGTTGGAGATTCGCCTATTATCGGAGCAGGCTTATATGTTGATAATGAAGTAGGTGGAGCATGTGCTACCGGTAGAGGTGAAGCTGTCATCAAAATGGCTGGAAGCCATTTAATTGTTGAGTTGATGAGGCAGGGTAAATCTCCTCAGGAAGCCTGCAGGGAAGCAATAGAACGAATTGTCAGAAAACAGAAGGACTTTGAATCATTTCAGGTTGGATTTCTGGCTGTGAATAAGCATGGAGAAACAGGTGCTTTCAGTATCTCGGAAGGTTTTGAATTTGCCTTATACCATGATAATCAAAACAAACTGTATCCTTCAGACTATTATCTGAAGAATAAATAA
- a CDS encoding arginine decarboxylase, translated as MNVMSLNDLLGGQSLQVNNPPNGLVIGNRIPRDYFITQGTGESDITIHAGSYHLALKSAGIEMANIMTYSSIMPAIAREVERPSEIIHGAVMESIFAVSNGLKGQRLTAGIVYGWLYDKKTGKKYGGLVCEHNGNYPVDEIERLLNSSILELYENGFNDEFDLKDVRYITQTFIPKKQFGTALVAICFTSYFYPIL; from the coding sequence ATGAACGTAATGAGCTTAAACGATTTGCTTGGAGGACAGTCGCTCCAGGTAAATAATCCGCCCAACGGATTAGTGATTGGTAATCGAATTCCAAGAGATTACTTCATTACTCAAGGTACTGGCGAAAGCGATATTACAATTCACGCAGGCTCTTACCACCTCGCATTAAAATCAGCAGGAATTGAAATGGCAAACATTATGACTTATTCGTCTATTATGCCTGCCATTGCACGGGAAGTCGAACGTCCATCCGAAATTATTCATGGTGCTGTGATGGAGTCAATTTTTGCTGTTTCTAACGGGTTGAAAGGGCAACGCTTGACAGCCGGTATTGTTTATGGATGGTTGTACGACAAAAAAACAGGTAAAAAATACGGGGGTCTTGTCTGTGAACACAACGGCAACTACCCCGTAGATGAAATAGAACGCCTCCTGAACAGTAGCATTTTAGAATTATATGAAAACGGGTTTAATGATGAATTTGACCTGAAAGATGTCAGATACATTACCCAGACATTCATACCTAAAAAACAATTTGGTACCGCACTCGTTGCCATTTGCTTTACGAGTTATTTTTACCCGATACTTTAA
- a CDS encoding sulfite exporter TauE/SafE family protein: MSLLIAAFILGITYSPHCAGMCGPIALAFPLQNNKAFFKFIAILLYSTGRILTYGLMGLIFGFFGQGIQLAGLQQYLSVFLGVMIILIAIFPQLYKGNNIISRSISGIGNKISFRFSKLMGLSNPLTYFIIGLLNGLLPCGLVYMALAGSLLTANPFEGFLYMLFFGLGTVPILALIIYFKTGVQVLFQKKLRKIIPVLTILIGILFVLRGLDLGIKYISPKDKALKIKIEEKNNVPECCR, encoded by the coding sequence ATGTCGCTTCTGATTGCTGCCTTCATACTTGGGATCACGTACAGCCCGCATTGTGCAGGCATGTGCGGACCTATCGCGCTGGCTTTTCCGCTTCAAAACAATAAAGCTTTTTTTAAATTCATCGCCATCTTACTCTATAGCACAGGACGAATCCTGACTTATGGCCTTATGGGATTAATCTTTGGTTTTTTTGGTCAGGGAATACAACTGGCAGGCCTACAGCAATACTTATCTGTCTTTCTTGGGGTAATGATTATTCTGATTGCTATCTTTCCCCAGCTTTACAAAGGGAATAACATCATATCCAGAAGCATTTCAGGAATAGGGAATAAAATCAGCTTCAGGTTTTCAAAACTAATGGGGCTTTCAAATCCCTTAACATATTTTATTATCGGCCTTTTAAACGGCCTGCTCCCCTGCGGATTGGTGTATATGGCGCTGGCTGGCTCTCTTCTGACTGCCAATCCATTTGAAGGATTCCTGTATATGCTCTTTTTCGGACTGGGAACTGTCCCGATACTGGCACTCATCATTTATTTCAAAACCGGGGTTCAGGTTTTATTTCAAAAAAAGTTAAGAAAAATCATTCCTGTTTTAACAATTCTGATTGGGATTTTATTCGTTTTACGCGGGCTTGATTTGGGAATTAAATACATCAGTCCAAAAGATAAGGCACTGAAAATCAAAATAGAAGAAAAGAATAATGTACCGGAGTGTTGCAGATAG